A part of Aegilops tauschii subsp. strangulata cultivar AL8/78 chromosome 2, Aet v6.0, whole genome shotgun sequence genomic DNA contains:
- the LOC109759960 gene encoding glutamate receptor 3.4, translating into MGSAHFAAILLCVCIIAGGAIADSQNGTNGVSRPAEVRIGALFTFDSVIGRAAKPAIELAVADVNADPTVLPGTKLSLLMQDTNCSGFVGTIEALQLLAKDVIAVLGPQSSAIAHIISHAANKLQVPLISFAASDPTLSSLEYPYFVRATQSDYYQMSAVASIISQYQWREVIAIYVDDDYGRGGITALGDALAKKMSKIAYKAKLPPGAGRTAIQDMLMQVNEMESRVYVVHVNPDSGMTVFSAAKSLGMMSSGYVWIATDWLSAVIDSSGHVASDATENTQGVIMLHQHVADSGIQQSLLPKLNSLTRKGNRSSFSSYTAHAYDSVWLVAHAVEQFLSAGNAVSFSANQNLQAIKGSSLQLDSLRVLNNGDKLLEKVLQANFTGVSGQVQFTLDRNLIHPAYDILNIGGTGFRTIGYWSNFSGLSVAAPENLHSVPLNSTTNDIQLHSVIWPGQTAEKPRGWVFPYHGKLLRIGVPLRTSYNEFVMQDDGPDGVKGFSVDVFKSAISLLPYPVGCTFVLFGDGLKNPSYSDLVQKVSENYFDAAIGDISIVTNRTRLVDFTQPYTESGLIIVAPARETESNAWAFLKPFTFQMWCVLGLLFLFVGTVVWILEHRTNTEFRGTPRQQIMTVCWFSFSTMFFAHRENTSSALGRFVLLVWLFVVLIINSSYTASLTSLLTVQELTTGVKGLDSLISSSSAIGYQVGSFARNYLVEELNIADSRLVPLNSPSDYARALELGSGNGGVAAIIDELPYVEIFLSKYCKFKTVGQVFTKSGWGFAFPRDSPLADDLSTAILTLSENGDLQRIHDEWLSGMKGCESDDSGMSSNSLSLSSFWGLFVVCGLACVVALLIFFWRILFQYSKYNNQVELEAAIVNRPARLTSIKSLISFVDKREEEVKNALKKKPNGSQQARIGTTEEPSTLPL; encoded by the exons ATGGGCTCTGCTCACTTTGCTGCCATACTGCTCTGTGTCTGCATTATTGCCGGTGGTGCCATAGCAGATAGCCAGAATGGCACCAACGGCGTCTCGAGGCCGGCCGAGGTGCGCATCGGTGCGCTCTTCACATTTGATTCGGTCATCGGGAGGGCAGCGAAGCCGGCTATCGAGCTCGCTGTTGCGGATGTCAATGCTGATCCAACCGTACTGCCCGGGACAAAATTGAGTCTTCTTATGCAGGACACCAATTGCAGTGGCTTTGTTGGGACTATTGAAG CATTGCAGCTTCTGGCCAAGGATGTTATCGCTGTATTAGGTCCACAATCATCCGCAATTGCTCATATCATTTCTCATGCTGCTAACAAACTCCAAGTCCCACTTATCTCTTTCGCAGCCTCCGATCCTACCCTTTCTTCCCTTGAATACCCTTACTTTGTGAGGGCTACACAAAGTGATTACTACCAAATGTCTGCTGTAGCTAGTATCATCAGTCAGTACCAATGGAGAGAAGTCATCGCCATCTATGTTGATGATGACTATGGTAGAGGCGGCATCACAGCACTTGGTGATGCCCTTGCaaagaagatgtccaagatagccTACAAAGCAAAATTGCCACCTGGTGCTGGAAGGACTGCAATCCAGGATATGTTGATGCAAGTGAATGAAATGGAGTCCCGCGTCTATGTTGTCCATGTGAACCCTGACTCTGGGATGACAGTTTTCTCTGCCGCAAAATCTTTAGGGATGATGAGTAGCGGCTATGTATGGATAGCAACAGACTGGCTCTCTGCAGTGATAGACTCATCTGGGCATGTTGCTTCTGATGCGACAGAAAACACTCAGGGGGTTATTATGCTTCATCAACATGTTGCTGACTCTGGCATTCAGCAGTCCTTGCTGCCCAAACTGAACAGTCTGACAAGGAAAGGAAACCGTTCGAGCTTCAGTTCCTACACTGCACATGCTTATGACTCCGTATGGTTGGTTGCTCATGCAGTTGAGCAGTTCCTGAGTGCTGGGAATGCAGTATCTTTTTCTGCAAACCAAAATTTGCAAGCTATAAAAGGAAGTAGCCTTCAGTTAGATTCTCTCCGAGTTCTCAACAATGGAGATAAACTACTGGAGAAAGTGTTGCAGGCAAATTTCACAGGGGTTTCAGGCCAAGTACAATTTACTTTGGACAGGAATTTGATCCATCCAGCTTATGACATCCTGAATATCGGTGGCACAGGTTTCAGAACCATTGGGTATTGGTCAAACTTTTCTGGTCTCTCAGTTGCTGCTCCAGAAAACTTGCATTCAGTACCACTGAACTCTACAACCAATGATATACAGCTCCATAGTGTTATCTGGCCTGGTCAGACTGCTGAGAAACCCCGTGGTTGGGTGTTTCCTTACCATGGGAAGCTTCTAAGGATTGGGGTGCCTCTGCGTACAAGCTACAATGAGTTTGTGATGCAAGACGATGGGCCTGATGGGGTAAAGGGGTTCTCAGTTGATGTTTTTAAATCTGCAATAAGCTTGTTGCCTTACCCCGTGGGATGCACTTTTGTTTTATTTGGAGATGGACTGAAGAATCCGAGCTACAGTGACCTTGTACAAAAGGTGTCCGAAAAT TACTTTGATGCTGCCATAGGGGACATCTCCATTGTGACAAATAGAACAAGACTTGTTGATTTTACCCAGCCATATACAGAATCAGGTCTCATTATTGTAGCTCCAGCCAGGGAGACTGAATCAAACGCTTGGGCTTTTCTGAAACCATTCACCTTTCAGATGTGGTGTGTTCTAGGTTTGCTCTTCCTCTTTGTGGGTACAGTTGTTTGGATCCTTGAACACCGCACTAATACTGAGTTCCGCGGAACCCCAAGGCAACAAATTATGACAGTATGCTG GTTTAGCTTTTCAACCATGTTTTTCGCACACA GAGAGAACACTTCTAGCGCACTTGGCAGATTTGTGCTCCTTGTGTGGCTCTTTGTTGTGCTCATTATTAACTCAAGCTACACGGCAAGCTTGACATCACTTCTCACAGTTCAAGAGCTAACAACAGGGGTAAAAGGTCTTGATAGCTTGATCTCTAGTTCAAGTGCAATTGGCTATCAAGTTGGATCGTTTGCCAGAAATTATCTTGTGGAGGAGCTCAATATCGCCGATTCCCGTCTGGTGCCACTAAACAGCCCATCTGATTATGCAAGAGCACTAGAGCTAGGGTCAGGAAATGGTGGTGTTGCTGCAATAATCGATGAGCTACCATACGTTGAGATCTTCCTGTCAAAATACTGTAAATTCAAGACGGTTGGTCAGGTTTTCACAAAAAGCGGATGGGGATTT GCCTTTCCAAGAGATTCCCCTCTTGCCGACGACTTGTCGACAGCAATCCTTACACTATCAGAGAACGGCGACCTCCAAAGGATCCATGATGAATGGTTAAGTGGGATGAAAGGATGTGAGTCAGATGATAGTGGGATGAGCTCAAACTCCTTGAGCCTGTCAAGCTTCTGGGGCCTCTTTGTCGTGTGTGGCCTTGCATGTGTCGTTGCTCTCCTGATTTTCTTCTGGCGAATATTGTTTCAGTACAGCAAGTATAATAACCAGGTTGAGCTTGAAGCGGCGATCGTGAACCGGCCAGCGAGGCTAACCAGCATCAAATCGCTAATCTCTTTTGTTGacaagagggaggaggaggtgaaGAATGCTCTCAAGAAAAAGCCTAATGGCTCTCAGCAGGCAAGAATCGGCACTACAGAAGAACCATCTACATTGCCGCTGTAA
- the LOC109759963 gene encoding succinate dehydrogenase subunit 3-2, mitochondrial has protein sequence MDKYHSSTRFAPLRDAPFALRGAFGTSNSSFNNMDGLRHSSSIGQARSYTSSPLGALRQKMPPSGNRSLHTSRPLSTPVANRPLSPHLPLKKPQLSATFSISHRIFGAALGAAIISIPLATRFGVMFEV, from the exons ATGGACAAGTATCACAGCAGCACCCGCTTTGCACCCCTGAGAGACGCTCCATTTGCTCTCCGTG GTGCCTTTGGTACCTCCAACTCGTCTTTCAACAACATGGATGGCCTTAGACACTCCTCAAGCATTgggcaagcaaggagctacacatCTTCTCCCTTAGGAGCTCTGCGACAGAAGATGCCTCCATCTGGAAACCGATCCCTGCATACAAGTCGTCCCCTGTCGACTCCTGTTGCGAACCGCCCACTGTCTCcccatcttcctctgaagaagccACAGCTGAGCGCTACGTTCTCCATCTCACACCGTATATTTGGCGCTGCGCTGGGTGCTGCCATCATATCCATTCCTCTTGCTACCAGGTTCGGCGTCATGTTTGAGGTCTGA
- the LOC109759959 gene encoding phospholipase A I — protein sequence MSSWGLGWKRSSEIFHLTLDYGDFADEPDQDPSSPPAPPPQSPTAASPTASSSPVATMNGDLGFRIELDWSTSDDEDQVALRLQSQLMVALPPPHDVVCVDLKPADDGDDVGVEMRVVRRREALRSVRVARALGSTQSTGDGAVVLARLIRSNLAPAPAADGAVAAGVPVLADHWRSVAVLSLCNCGLMVLPVELTRLSFLEKLYIDNNKLSVLPPEVGDLKNLKVLTVDNNMLVSVPVELRQCVLLEELSLEHNKLVRPLLDFRSVPKLRVLRLFGNPLEFLPEILPLHNLRHLTLANIRIDALESLKSVTVEIETENYSYFIAARHKLSAFFSLVFRFSSCHHPLLASALAKIMEDRTNQVAISKEENAVRQLISMISSDNRHVVEQACLALSSLASDISSAMQLIKCDIMKPIEAVLKSFDDEELISVLQVVVTLTFVSDHVAQKMLRKDVLKSLKALCAHKNSEVQRLSLFAVGNLAFCLETRRTLIHSESLRDLLIRSTFSQEKRVSKAAARALAILGENENLRRAIRGRPVAKKGLRILSMDGGGMKGLATVQMLKQIEQGTGKRIHEMFDLICGTSTGGMLAMALGIKQMSLDQCEEIYTKLGKLVFAEPVPKDESATWKEKLDQLFKSSSQSFRVVVHGSKHSADQFERLLKEMCADDDGDLLIESSVKGIPKVFAVSTLVSAMPAQPYIFRNYQYPPGTLEVSPGMAESPSTGAVGTVVSGAPVGIKRGAFMGSCKHHVWEAIRASSAAPYYLDDFSDDVNRWQDGAIVANNPTIFAIREAQLLWPDTRIDCLVSIGCGSVPTKSRRGGWRYLDTGQVLIESACSVERVEETLDTLIPMLPEMQYFRFNPVDDRCGMELDETDPAVWLKLEAATEEYIQKNLDVFKNVCELLVPRYQEEEKSSGIVKSLSFSRLSTSKSGLSESNPTLGWRRVVLLVEASFNPDFGKKINHTRSLEAFCSQNGIRLTLMNSTSGFGKPTTALPTPITSPLFTGSFPSSPLLYSPEGTQRIGRIDLVPPLSLDGHPAMKSSPPTSPIKSWQPSGHVRSLYDKLQNMPQVGVIHLALQNDSTGSILSWQNDVFVVAEPGELADRFLQCVKTSLSTMLHGSKRTGAYSVSKISCLSELVAEWPSFEIGGIHHRYIGRQTQVMEDNQEIGAYMFRRTVPACHMSPEDVRWMVGAWRERIIVCSGKYGFVHGLIKAFVDSGAKAIISSSVEPPDSQAIAYHGMDVSGSLENGKFVIGDDEADESEPEPVSPISDWEDSDAEKNGEGNKDIDEEEYLAQFICLLYDKLFREGVTVDTALQQALRAHPRLKYSCHLPNVS from the exons ATGTCGTCATGGGGCCTGGGCTGGAAGCGCAGCTCCGAGATCTTCCACCTCACCCTCGACTACGGCGACTTCGCCGACGAGCCCGATCAGGACCCCTCCTCGCCCCCGGCCCCGCCCCCGCAGTCCCCCACCGCCGCGTCGcccaccgcctcctcctcgcccGTCGCCACCATGAACGGCGACCTCGGCTTCCGCATCGAGCTCGACTGGTCCACCAGCGACGACGAAGACCAGGTCGCGCTGCGCCTCCAGTCCCAGCTCATGGTCGCGCTGCCCCCGCCCCACGACGTCGTCTGCGTCGATCTCAAGCCCGCGGACGACGGGGACGACGTGGGGGTGGAGATGCGGGTCGTCAGGAGACGGGAGGCGCTGCGCTCGGTGCGGGTCGCGCGGGCGCTGGGCTCAACGCAGAGCACCGGTGACGGCGCCGTGGTCCTCGCGCGCCTCATCAGATCCAACCTCGCGCCCGCACCGGCTGCTGATGGAGCCGTCGCCGCAGGGGTGCCCGTGCTCGCCGACCACTGGCGCTCCGTCGCGGTGCTCAGCCTCTGCAACTGCGGCCTGATG GTGCTTCCCGTTGAACTAACTCGCCTTTCGTTTCTTGAGAAGCTATATATTGACAACAATAAATTGTCAGTTTTACCACCTGAAGTTGGTGACTTGAAGAACTTGAAAGTGCTTACAGTTGACAACAACATGCTAGTTTCTGTCCCTG TAGAACTGCGGCAATGTGTTTTGCTGGAGGAATTATCACTAGAACACAACAAGCTGGTCCGCCCATTATTGGATTTCAG GTCAGTGCCTAAGCTCCGTGTATTGCGCTTGTTCGGAAATCCCCTAGAGTTTCTTCCAGAAATTTTGCCGCTGCATAACCTTAGACATCTCACACTTGCAAATATTAGAATTGATGCACTTGAAAGTCTTAAGTCTGTCACTGTGGAAATAGAG ACTGAGAACTATTCCTACTTCATTGCGGCCAGGCACAAACTTAGTGCCTTCTTTTCGCTTGTTTTCCGGTTCTCTTCCTGTCACCACCCTTTGCTGGCCTCTGCGTTGGCCAAAATAATGGAAGATCGTACCAATCAAGTTGCCATTAGCAAAGAAGAAAATGCTGTCAGACAGCTTATCAGCATGATAAGCAGTGATAATCGTCACGTG GTTGAGCAAGCATGCCTTGCTCTTTCGTCACTAGCGTCAGATATTTCATCAGCAATGCAGCTGATTAAGTGTGATATTATGAAGCCTATAGAAGCTGTACTGAAATCATTTGATGATGAAGAATTAATATCAGTATTGCAAGTCGTGGTCACGTTAACTTTTGTTTCTGATCATGTTGCTCAAAAGATGTTGAGAAAAGATGTGCTCAAGTCACTGAAAGCACTTTGTGCACACAAGAACTCTGAG GTGCAACGCTTATCTCTATTTGCAGTTGGCAATTTGGCTTTCTGCTTGGAGACTCGTCGCACCCTCATTCACTCTGAGAGCTTACGTGACCTCTTAATTCGCTCTACTTTTTCACAAGAGAAGCGTGTCAGCAAGGCAGCTGCTCGTGCTCTCGCAATTCTAG GGGAGAATGAGAACTTGCGTCGGGCAATAAGAGGGAGACCAGTTGCAAAGAAGGGTCTGCGCATTCTTTCAATGGATGGTGGTGGCATGAAGGGCCTTGCAACTGTCCAAATGCTAAAACAGATAGAGCAAGGGACTGGGAAGCGAATACATGAAATGTTTGACCTCATATGTGGTACATCAACAGGTGGCATGCTTGCGATGGCTCTTGGAATCAAGCAGATGAGTTTGGATCAGTGTGAAGAGATATATACAAAACTTG GTAAACTTGTATTTGCGGAACCTGTCCCTAAGGACGAATCTGCTACATGGAAGGAGAAACTTGATCAACTTTTCAAAAGTTCATCACAGAGTTTTAGAGTGGTTGTACATGGGTCGAAG CACAGCGCAGATCAATTCGAGAGGTTACTAAAGGAAATGTGTGCTGATGATGATGGTGACCTTCTAATAGAGTCTTCTGTGAAAGGCATTCCGAAGGTTTTTGCTGTATCAACTTTGGTCAGCGCCATGCCTGCCCAACCATATATATTCCGGAACTATCAG TATCCACCCGGCACTCTGGAGGTATCACCAGGAATGGCAGAAAGTCCATCTACTGGCGCAGTTGGAACGGTTGTTTCTGGTGCACCAGTTGGGATTAAACGTGGGGCTTTTATGGGGAGCTGCAAGCATCACGTATGGGAAGCCATAAGAGCATCATCTGCAGCTCCATATTATCTGGATGATTTCTCTGATG ATGTAAATCGCTGGCAAGATGGAGCTATTGTAGCGAACAATCCCACGATCTTTGCAATAAGAGAAGCACAACTTTTGTGGCCTGATACGAGAATAGATTGCCTAGTTTCAATAGGGTGTGGCTCAGTTCCAACTAAG AGCCGGAGAGGTGGATGGCGCTACTTGGACACTGGGCAAGTTTTAATAGAAAGTGCATGCTCAGTGGAGAGAGTGGAAGAAACTTTGGATACACTGATACCTATGCTTCCTGAGATGCAATATTTCCGCTTTAATCCAG TTGATGACAGGTGTGGTATGGAGTTAGATGAGACTGACCCGGCTGTCTGGCTTAAGTTGGAGGCTGCAACCGAAGAGTACATTCAGAAAAATTTAGATGTTTTCAAGAATGTTTGTGAGCTTTTAGTTCCAAGATATCAAGAGGaagagaagtcttctggaattgTCAAATCCCTGTCATTTTCAAGATTGAGTACATCAAAATCAG GTTTAAGTGAAAGTAATCCTACCTTGGGATGGAGACGTGTGGTTCTACTTGTAGAGGCTTCATTTAATCCTGATTTTGGAAAGAAGATAAATCATACTCGTTCGCTTGAAGCATTCTGTTCTCAGAATGGTATTAGGCTTACTCTAATGAATAGCACTTCTGGATTTGGAAAGCCAACTACTGCACTCCCAACTCCAATTACCTCTCCCTTGTTTACTGGGAGTTTTCCATCTAGTCCACTTCTGTATAGTCCAGAAGGCACTCAACGGATTGGTCGAATTGACCTAGTTCCGCCGCTTAGCCTGGATGGTCACCCAGCTATGAAGTCATCACCACCAACATCGCCAATAAAGTCATGGCAGCCATCTGGACATGTTCGGTCACTGTACGACAAGTTGCAAAATATGCCTCAGGTTGGTGTGATACACCTGGCTCTTCAAAATGATTCAACTGGTTCGATATTGAG CTGGCAGAATGACGTATTTGTAGTTGCCGAGCCAGGGGAACTTGCAGACAGGTTTCTGCAGTGTGTCAAAACAAGCTTGTCTACCATGCTGCATGGGTCTAAAAGAACGGGTGCATATTCTGTTTCAAAGATTTCATGCTTGtctgagttagttgcggaatggcCATCGTTTGAAATCGGTGGGATACATCACCGCTATATAGGGCGCCAAACACAA GTGATGGAAGATAACCAAGAAATTGGTGCCTATATGTTCAGGAGGACAGTGCCTGCTTGTCACATGTCACCTGAAGATGTTCGCTGGATG GTTGGAGCATGGAGGGAGAGGATTATTGTGTGCAGTGGCAAGTATGGTTTTGTTCATGGCCTCATCAAGGCATTCGTGGATTCTGGTGCCAAAGCAATCATCTCATCATCTGTCGAGCCTCCAGATTCCCAGGCAATCGCATACCATGGGATGGATGTAAGTGGAAGCCTCGAGAATGGGAAGTTTGTCATTGGGGATGATGAAGCTGATGAGTCGGAGCCTGAACCTGTTAGCCCTATAAGTGACTGGGAAGACAGCGATGCTGAGAAAAACGGTGAAGGCAACAAAGATATTGATGAAGAGGAGTACTTGGCTCAGTTTATCTGCCTCTTATATGACAAGTTGTTCCGTGAGGGAGTCACAGTGgacactgctcttcaacaagcaCTCCGCGCACATCCTAGGTTGAAGTACAGCTGCCATCTACCGAATGTTTCGTAG
- the LOC109759964 gene encoding protein LHCP TRANSLOCATION DEFECT, whose protein sequence is MASIPCTIQLATKTASSSSGWRSPRAAQGGLRTPQLGGGAAWLRPSLLSKVAPARESGRVGFFKFGNKDAEGAGIYGSQARDDFDRDDVEQYFNYMGMLAVEGTYDKMEALLNQSIHPVDILLILAASEGDLPKIEELLKAGAKYDVKDADGRTALDRASGEVREFITGFAVAKKA, encoded by the exons ATGGCCTCCATCCCGTGCACCATCCAGCTCGCGACCAAGACGGCGTCCTCGTCGTCGGGGTGGAGGTCGCCGCGGGCGGCACAGGGAGGGCTGAGGACCCCGCAGCTGGGCGGCGGCGCAGCGTGGCTGCGGCCGTCACTGTTGAGCAAGGTGGCGCCGGCGAGGGAGAGCGGCAGGGTGGGGTTCTTCAAGTTCGGGAACAAGGACGCGGAGGGCGCCGGCATCTACGGCAGCCAAGCGAGGGACGACTTCGACCGCGACGACGTCGAGCAG TACTTCAACTACATGGGGATGCTGGCGGTGGAGGGCACCTACGACAAGATGGAGGCGCTGCTGAACCAGAGCATCCACCCGGTGGACATCCTGCTGATTCTGGCCGCCTCCGAGGGCGACTTGCCCAAGATCGAGGAGCTGCTCAAGGCCGGCGCCAAGTACGACGTCAAGGACGCCGACGGGAGGACGGCGCTGGACCGGGCCAGCGGCGAGGTCAGGGAGTTCATCACCGGCTTCGCCGTGGCCAAGAAGGCATGA